The window AGCAGCCGGCGCGGCAGGGTGGCCCGCCAGGGGCGCAGGGTGGCCAGCGCGACCACGACGCCGACGACCGCGGCGGCGGCCAGCACCCAGTGGCTCGCCACGAACAGCGGATCACGGGCGAGGAGCCGTTCGCGCAGCTCCGGCGGGAGCGGATCCTTGTCGGCCAGCGCGTTTGCCCCCAGCGCCTGCGCGAGCTTCATCGCCCCGTAGGCCGACGCGCATGCCGCCGCGCCGTACGCGCCCACCCGCGCCCGGTCAGTGCGCGACACGTCTCGTCACCACCACGTAGGACCGGATCATCGCCACGAGCAGCCCGATCACGACGAGCCCGAGGACCCCGTGGTACCACTGCCAGCCCACCCCGAGGCCCACGAACCCGTCCACGATCATGATCGTCGCGCCGGCCCCGACAGCCAGCAGCATGCCCGCCAGCGCCAGCAGCATCAGGGGCCTCGGCACCCGGCGCCCCGACGCCGTGACCGTGGCGAGGGCCAGGCAGGCGCCCGCCACCCCCGACGCGGTCGCCGACCACTGCGCGGTCGCCACCCCCATCACGTCGCGGGCGTAGCGTTCGTGCTCGGCGGCCGGGACGACCGGGCCGCCCGGGAAACCGAGCCGGGATTCGAGGGCGAAGGCGGCCTTGCCCACGGCGTACGCGAGGAAGAGCACCGCCACCGCGTAGGCCGGCCATCGCCGCGCACCGGGAGAAGCATTCATGCTCCCGACGCTAGGCCCGGCGGACCGCGCGCCGACTCCCGAGCGCGAGGGGACGCCCTCCCCCGTGGGAGGGAGCGCGGACGGCCGCGCGGCCGCTGCGGCGGTGACGGCAGGGGCGGCGGTGACGTGCAGGGGCTGGCCGGTGGCACGTGCGGGCGCGCCTCCACCGGTGATCATCGCGGCGTGGAGGCGCGCCCTACCGACAGCGTCGGCCGTGGAGCGAATCCCGTGCGACCCGCTCCAGTTGCCAATATTCCGCAGTTGCCAAGACTTTGCAATAAGGCATACTGACCGGAAGAGCGTCCACTCGCGAAAGGGTCCTCATGGCCGTCTACAAGCTCCCCGACATGCCCTACGACTACGGAGCGCTGGAACCCGCCATGAGCGGTCAGATCCTGGAGCTGCACCACAGCAAGCACCACGCGGCGTACGTCAAGGGCAGCAACGACGCCCTCGACCAGCTCGCCGAGGCCCGCGACAAGGGCGACTACTCGGCGCTGGTCGGCCTGGAGAAGACCCTGGCCTTCAACCTCTCCGGGCATGTCCTGCACTCGATCTTCTGGAACAACCTCTCCCCCGATGGCGGCGACCGCCCGGACGGCGAGCTGGCCGCCGCCATCGGCGAACACTTCGGCTCGTTCGACGGCTTCGCCGGCCAGCTCTCCGCCGCCACGAAGAGCGTGCAGGGTTCCGGGTGGGGCGTCCTGGCGTGGGAGCCGCTGGCGCAGCGCCTCATCGTCGAGCAGGTCTACGACCACCACGGCAACGTCGGGCACGGCTCCACGCCGATCCTGGTCTTCGACGCCTGGGAACACGCCTACTACCTTCAGTACAGGAACGTGCGCCCGGACTACGTCGACCGCCTCTGGGACCTGGTCGACTGGGCCGACGTCACCCGACGCTTCGACGCCGCGCGCGCCGCCGGCAACCCGCTCACCGTGACGCCCTGATCCGGCCGACCGCTGACCGGGTCGTGCTCCCGCTACCGTTCCCACCATGACGGTGGTGCGCTCGATCCTGCTGTTCCTGCTCGCCGCGCTCGCCGAGATCGGCGGGGCCTGGCTCGTGTGGCAGGGCTGGCGCGAGCACCGGGGGCTGCTGTGGGTGGCGGCGGGGGTCGTCGCCCTCGGCCTCTACGGCTTCGTCGCCACCTTCCAGCCCGACCCGAACTTCGGCCGGATCCTGGCCGCCTACGGCGGCGTCTTCGTCGCCGGCTCCCTCGCCTGGGGCATGGTTGTCGACAAGTTCCGCCCCGACCGCTACGACGTCGTCGGCGCGGCCATCTGCCTGGTCGGGGTCGCCATCATCATGTACGCCCCACGCAGCGGCTGACCGGCGACCGGTCGCAGGGATGACGGTGACTGCCACCTTCGGCGACGCGCCCGCAACATGGATGACGGCGGTCGCGGGAACGTCGCGCTCGCCCTCAGGCCGGTGACCGGGTCTCCGGAACCCGGGGAGGGCAGTCGACGGTCACCGGGGTGATCTCTCGGGGCCCGCTCCTCTCCCGAGTGACGTCGAAACGGACGCAGATGTTGTAGTGCGTCTCCTCGCCGAGCCAGGTGTCCGAGGCGGCGCCCACCATCGCCACCTCCACCCTGGCCAGTAGGCCCGCGCCATGATCGTCAGGATCGTGGACCGACGAGGCGAGCTGCTCGCCCCCGGTCAGGGCGACGAGCCGGTCGAGCACCGACTCGTTGCTCGCCCAGCCGCTCAGGCTGTGCGAGTCGGTCGCCCACGCCTCGGTCTCGTGGGCGATCTGCCCGGCCCTCTCCAGGACGCGGTCCCGGGCCGCGTCGTGGCCCGAGCGGGCGCAGCCGACGCAGGACAGTGCGACGAGGCAGGCCAGCAGACCACCGCGCCCGACGTTGCCTGTCGCCCGCCGCAGGGCCGAACCGAATGCCTGTCGACCACCGCTGTGCCGTGACATGACGTAAGGAGATCAGCGATCCCGTCGTCAGGCATCCGTCCGGGTACTCAGAAGAAGCAGCGTCCCGCCATGCGCGACCCCACGGTCGGCATCCGGCCCGGCGGCAACGGCGTGCGCGTCCTCAGTACGGCTGGCCGCACACCTTCCAGGCCCCGTCCTCCTTCACCAGCCTGAACGTGTGCTGGTTGGTGAAGCCGCTGCCCAGCGTCAGGGCCATGTTCACCGTCGCCGACGTGCGGCCGTTGACGCTCGACACGTTGACGCCGTTGACCTTGTGACTGTGGATCCTCGGCTGCTGGGCGACACCCTGGGCGAACGCCTCCCTCGTGTACCCGCCGCGCGTGTCGCCGCACAACAGCTCGTACGCCGCATCCGGATCGCCGGCCTCCAGGTGGCTCACGAACGACTCGGCGGCCTGCCGCGCCGGGTCCGTCGCGCCCTTGGCCCCCTTGTACAGGAAGAAGCCGCCGATGCCGGCGCCGCCGCAGCACAGCACGACGACCACGCCGACGACGATCAGGACGGTGCGCAGCGTGCGCCGCTTCGGCGGTTGGGGCACCTGGTACGGGTGGGTCATGGTTCATGACGGTAGGGGATGCGAGCAATGGAGCACTCGTCTTCATGAGGTCTCCCCAGCGGGTCTGGCACGCCCGGATGGTCACCGCGCTGGTGAACCGACTGACGGATCAGGCACCGCCTGGCATCGAGGTCGACAGGGAGATCACGATTCGACTCGACAGATGGAATCGTCCCGAGCCCGATCTCCTGGCCACGACGGCACCTTACGATCCGTCCCGAACCTTCTACACGCCTGAGGAGACTCTTCTGGTCGTGGAGGTGGTCTCTCCGGAGTCGGCCCACCGCGGTCGGACGGTCAAGCTGCGCACGTACGCGGAAGCCGGCATCGCCAACTACTGGCGCATCGAGGAGGAGGATGGATCACCGGTGATCCACGCCTACGAACTCGACGGTCCCACTCGGTCCTATGTGCCGACCGCAATTCATCGACACGAGCTGCGCACCACGACGCCGTTCACGATCGAGCTCGATCTGAATGGGCTGGTGCCCGGCCGCAAGAGCTGAGCCGGGCACCGACTCCGTCAGAGCTTGGGTCGGATCGTCACTACACGTTGAAGCGGAACTCCACGACGTCGCCGTCCTGCATGACGTACTCCTTGCCCTCGATCCGGACCTTGCCGGCGGCCTTGGCCGCCGCCATCGAACCGGCCGCGACCAGGTCGCCGAAGGAGACCACCTCGGCCTTGATGAAGCCGCGCTGGAAGTCGGAGTGGATGACGCCCGCGGCCTCCGGCGCGGTCGCGCCGACCGGGATGGTCCAGGCGCGCGCCTCCTTGGGGCCGGCGGTGAGGTACGTCTGGAGCCCGAGCGTGCGGAACCCGACGCGGACGAGTTGGTTCAGGCCCGGCTCGTTCTGCCCGATCGACTCCAGCAGCTCGCGGGCCTCCTCGTCGGGCAGGTCCACCAGCTCGGACTCGATCTTGGCGTCCATGAAGACGGCCTCGGCCGGGGCGACCAGGGCGCGCAGCTCGTCGAGGAACTCGGCGTTGCCCAGCTCGGCCTCGTCGACGTTGAAGACGTACAGGAAGGGCTTGGTGGTGAGCAGGTGCAGCTCGCGCAGGTGCTCCAGCTCGATGCCCGCGTCCTTGGCGCCCGAGTAGAGGGTGACGCCGGTGTCGAGCAGCTCGACGGCCTGCTTGGCGGCGGTGACGGCGGCGGCCCGGTCCTTGCGGAGCTTGGCCTCCTTCTCCAGCCGGGGCAGGGCCTTCTCCAGGGTCTGGAGGTCGGCGAGGATCAGCTCGGTGTTGATCGTCTCGATGTCGTCGGCCGGGGAGACCTTGCCGTCGACGTGCACCACGTTCGGGTCGGAGAAGGCCCGGACGACCTGGCAGATCGCCGAGGCGTCGCGGATGTTCGCCAGGAACGCGTTGCCCCGGCCCTGCCCCTTGGAGGCGCCGCGCACCAGGCCGGCGATGTCGACGAACGACACGGGGGCGGGCAGCACCTTCTGCGAGCTGAAGATCTCGGCGAGCGTGTGCAGCCGCTCGTCCGGCAGCCCGACGACGCCGACGTTGGGCTCGATGGTGGCGAACGGGTAGTTCGCCGCGAGCACGTCGTTCTTGGTCAGCGCGTTGAACAGGGTGCTCTTGCCGACGTTGGGCAGGCCGACGATCCCGATGGTGAGACTCACGACGGGCCAGCTTACGCCGATGCCCCACACCCCCGACGAGGCAGGCCGCCACGCCCGACTGATCTTGGTACGGAACGGCCCCTCCAGGGGCGCTCCCGTACCAAGATCGACACGGAGGGCCGGGCCGGCCCGGAGGGTCGGGCCGGGGTCGGGTGAGGCGGGTCAGGCGAGCAGGCGGGGGGTGATCCGGGTTTCCCGGGCGGTGCCGTCGTCGGCGCGGCTGACCTCGTACGCCGAGGGGCCCTCGCGGTCCGCGACCGCCTCGACCAGGCGGGTGCCCCGGTAGAGCAGGCCGGTGCCGTCGTCGGTGCAGTGCGCAGTCGGCAGCACGCCGTCGGCGACCAGCTTGTGCATCAGCGGCCGGCGCTGCTCCTCGCTGTCGTAGTGCACGCCGTTGCCGTAGGGCAGCCAGCCCAGCCCGTCGGTGAAGCCGCGCAGGGTGGTGCCGAAGCTGTCGGTGGCCCCGCCGGCGTGCCAGCAGATCGAGCCGGCGGAGACGCCGCCGAGCACCACGCCGGCCTCCCAGCACTCGCGCAGGATCTCGCCGAGGCCGTGCACCCGCCAGACCGCGCAAAGGTTGGCGACGCTGCCGCCGCCGACCCAGATCACGTCCTGGGCGAGCAGGTGGGCGCGGACGTCGTCGACGTTCGGCATCGGGAAGAGCGCCAGGTGCGTCATCCGGAACCGGCTGCCGGCGAACGCCTCGTAGACCCGGGCGAGCGTGGTCGGCTGGTCCCCCTCGGCCTGGTTGAGGAAGCAGATCCTGGGCTCCGGCCCGGCCCCGGCCAGCTCGGCGGCGAGGTCGAAGACGGGGTTGACCCGCCGGGGCCCGCCGTCGCGGCGCGGCGCGTAGATGCCCATGCTGGTGGCGAGGATGGTCGGTTCACTGGCGGGCACGGTCGTCCTTCCGTCGGGGTCGACTGTGCCCATCCTGCCCGAGGCCGCTCCCCTGCCGCCCAGCGCCCGCCACGCGGGCCCGCCACGGACGGTCGCCGGCCCGGGCCGCCCGTCGCCGCCAGGTCCGCGCCGCCGGTCAGCGTCCGCCGTCGGTGACCGCGCCCAGCAGCGTACGCAGCAGGTCGGCGAGGCGCCGCTGGTCCTCGGCGGGCAGCGCGTCGAGCAGGCGGCGCTGGACGGCCAGCCCCGCCTCGGCGGCCTCCTCCACCAGTTCGAGGCCGGCCGGGGTGAGCGTGACCTGGAGCCCGCGCCGGTCCGCCGGGTCGGGTGCGCGGCGGAGCAGTCCGGCGCGTTCCAGCCGGTCGAGTCGGCCGGTCATCCCGCCGGAGGTGAGCATCAGCGAGGCGGTGAGCGCCTTCGGTGCCAGCGTGTAGGGGGTGCCGGCGCGGCGCAGGGCGGCGAGCACGTCGAACTCGCCCCGGCTGATCGACCAGCGGGCGTAGGTGCGCTCCTGCTCGTCGCCGACGAGCCGGGCCAGCCGGTAGATCCGGCCGAAGACCGCCATCGGCTCGGGGCGCATTCCGGGCCGCTCGCGCTGCCACTGCTCGACGATGCCGTCGACGTCGTCCCGCTCGGTCACCCCCGGATTGTGCCGCACCTCGCACTCCCGCTTTCACTCGCCACGAAGTAGCTTAGTAGCAAGATACTTAGCAACAAGAGTTAGCGAGGAACCGTGGACCGACGCCGGCTCGACATCCTGCTCACCGCCGCCGCGCCGACCGCGTGGGGCACGACGTACCTGGTCACCAGCGAACTGCTGCCGCCCGACCGGCCGCTCTGGTCCGGCGTGATCCGGGCCCTCCCCGCCGGCCTGCTGCTGCTCGCGCTGACCCGGCACCGCC is drawn from Micromonospora sp. NBC_01740 and contains these coding sequences:
- a CDS encoding DUF3995 domain-containing protein; amino-acid sequence: MSRTDRARVGAYGAAACASAYGAMKLAQALGANALADKDPLPPELRERLLARDPLFVASHWVLAAAAVVGVVVALATLRPWRATLPRRLLLAVTWTLGILMIARSVGVLGHGLIGDALLLTGVRPPPVGHAALARDLAWWDLLLWSPFFLLWGACWTAAGWRLGRRHR
- the ychF gene encoding redox-regulated ATPase YchF, coding for MSLTIGIVGLPNVGKSTLFNALTKNDVLAANYPFATIEPNVGVVGLPDERLHTLAEIFSSQKVLPAPVSFVDIAGLVRGASKGQGRGNAFLANIRDASAICQVVRAFSDPNVVHVDGKVSPADDIETINTELILADLQTLEKALPRLEKEAKLRKDRAAAVTAAKQAVELLDTGVTLYSGAKDAGIELEHLRELHLLTTKPFLYVFNVDEAELGNAEFLDELRALVAPAEAVFMDAKIESELVDLPDEEARELLESIGQNEPGLNQLVRVGFRTLGLQTYLTAGPKEARAWTIPVGATAPEAAGVIHSDFQRGFIKAEVVSFGDLVAAGSMAAAKAAGKVRIEGKEYVMQDGDVVEFRFNV
- a CDS encoding YnfA family protein, with the translated sequence MTVVRSILLFLLAALAEIGGAWLVWQGWREHRGLLWVAAGVVALGLYGFVATFQPDPNFGRILAAYGGVFVAGSLAWGMVVDKFRPDRYDVVGAAICLVGVAIIMYAPRSG
- a CDS encoding MarR family winged helix-turn-helix transcriptional regulator; amino-acid sequence: MTERDDVDGIVEQWQRERPGMRPEPMAVFGRIYRLARLVGDEQERTYARWSISRGEFDVLAALRRAGTPYTLAPKALTASLMLTSGGMTGRLDRLERAGLLRRAPDPADRRGLQVTLTPAGLELVEEAAEAGLAVQRRLLDALPAEDQRRLADLLRTLLGAVTDGGR
- a CDS encoding peptidase E, which translates into the protein MPASEPTILATSMGIYAPRRDGGPRRVNPVFDLAAELAGAGPEPRICFLNQAEGDQPTTLARVYEAFAGSRFRMTHLALFPMPNVDDVRAHLLAQDVIWVGGGSVANLCAVWRVHGLGEILRECWEAGVVLGGVSAGSICWHAGGATDSFGTTLRGFTDGLGWLPYGNGVHYDSEEQRRPLMHKLVADGVLPTAHCTDDGTGLLYRGTRLVEAVADREGPSAYEVSRADDGTARETRITPRLLA
- a CDS encoding Uma2 family endonuclease; translation: MTVGDASNGALVFMRSPQRVWHARMVTALVNRLTDQAPPGIEVDREITIRLDRWNRPEPDLLATTAPYDPSRTFYTPEETLLVVEVVSPESAHRGRTVKLRTYAEAGIANYWRIEEEDGSPVIHAYELDGPTRSYVPTAIHRHELRTTTPFTIELDLNGLVPGRKS
- a CDS encoding Rv0361 family membrane protein — translated: MTHPYQVPQPPKRRTLRTVLIVVGVVVVLCCGGAGIGGFFLYKGAKGATDPARQAAESFVSHLEAGDPDAAYELLCGDTRGGYTREAFAQGVAQQPRIHSHKVNGVNVSSVNGRTSATVNMALTLGSGFTNQHTFRLVKEDGAWKVCGQPY
- a CDS encoding superoxide dismutase, with protein sequence MAVYKLPDMPYDYGALEPAMSGQILELHHSKHHAAYVKGSNDALDQLAEARDKGDYSALVGLEKTLAFNLSGHVLHSIFWNNLSPDGGDRPDGELAAAIGEHFGSFDGFAGQLSAATKSVQGSGWGVLAWEPLAQRLIVEQVYDHHGNVGHGSTPILVFDAWEHAYYLQYRNVRPDYVDRLWDLVDWADVTRRFDAARAAGNPLTVTP